A part of Ammospiza caudacuta isolate bAmmCau1 chromosome 7, bAmmCau1.pri, whole genome shotgun sequence genomic DNA contains:
- the SELE gene encoding E-selectin, which yields MICLQFLSLLTYGLTVLQGVNGWTYHYSDTNMTYREAELWCRKKYTNLVAIQNKEEINHLNTFLPFNPGYYWIGIRKINGVWTWTGTNKELTEEARNWASGEPNGKGNNEDCVEIYIKRGKDDGKWNDEQCEKKKVALCYTASCNPSLCSGHGECIETINNYTCRCNPGFYGPECEFVESCDPLEKPDHGSLECHHPLGDFSYNSSCTVQCEEGYELTALESLHCTSAGLWSAPLAACKAVTCPALEVPAHGAVNCSHPSEQLTWGTTCEFSCEEGFTLTGAATLQCGSAGAWDRQQPQCAAVTCPALEVPAHGAVNCSHPSEQLTWGTTCEFSCEEGFTLTGAATLQCGSAGAWDRQQPQCAAVTCPALDVPAHGAVNCSHPSEQLTWGTTCEFSCEEGFTLTGAATLQCGSAGAWDRQQPQCAVIQCEALSSPEKGSMDCSHGAGMFTYNTSCHFSCLEGWSLNGSRVLECSSSGNWSASLPTCEASDQASYISVGIAATSASLLSTASFLLWLARRFRRKAKKFIPFRDWQETASEGSFQSAGENV from the exons ATGATTTGCTTGCAGTTCCTATCTCTTCTTACCTATG GACTCACAGTGCTGCAGGGGGTGAATGGGTGGACATACCATTATTCAGACACAAACATGACCTacagggaagcagagctgtggtgcAGAAAGAAGTATACCAACCTGGTTGCCATCCAGAACAAGGAGGAAATCAATCATCTCAATACCTTCTTACCCTTCAATCCGGGTTACTACTGGATTGGAATCAGAAAAATTAATGGTGTGTGGACCTGGACTGGAACTAACAAAGAACTGACAGAAGAAGCAAGAAACTGGGCTTCAGGGGAGCCAAATGGCAAAGGGAACAACGAGGACTGCGTGGAGATCTACATCAAAAGAGGGAAGGATGATGGCAAATGGAATGATGAGCAGTGTGAGAAGAAGAAGGTTGCCTTGTGCTACACAG cttcttGCAACCCATCTCTCTGCAGTGGCCATGGAGAATGCATAGAGACCATCAACAACTACACCTGCCGTTGCAACCCTGGCTTCTATGGGCCAGAATGCGAGTTTG TTGAGAGTTGTGATCCACTAGAGAAACCTGACCATGGGAGCCTTGAGTGCCACCATCCATTGGGGGACTTCAGCTACAACTCGTCCTGCACAGTTCAGTGTGAGGAGGGCTATGAGCTGACTGCACTGGAGTCTTTGCACTGTacctctgctgggctctggtctGCCCCCCTTGCAGCATGCAAAG CTGTGACCTGTCCTGCCCTGGAAGTGCCTGCCCACGGGGCTGTGAACTGCTCCcacccctcagagcagctcaccTGGGGAACCACCTGTGAGTTCAGCTGTGAGGAAGGATTTACCCTGACAGGAGCAGCTACCCTGCagtgtggctctgcaggggcctgggacaggcagcagccacagtgTGCAG CTGTGACCTGTCCTGCCCTGGAAGTGCCTGCCCACGGGGCTGTGAACTGCTCCcacccctcagagcagctcaccTGGGGAACAACCTGTGAGTTCAGCTGTGAGGAAGGATTTACTCTGACAGGAGCAGCTACCCTGCagtgtggctctgcaggggcctgggacaggcagcagccacagtgTGCAG CTGTGACCTGTCCTGCCCTGGACGTGCCTGCCCACGGGGCTGTGAACTGCTCCcacccctcagagcagctcaccTGGGGAACCACCTGTGAGTTCAGCTGTGAGGAAGGATTTACCCTGACAGGAGCAGCTACCCTGCagtgtggctctgcaggggcctgggacaggcagcagccacagtgTGCAG TCATACAGTGTGAAGCACTGAGCTCTCCTGAGAAAGGCTCCATGGATTGCTCCCACGGGGCTGGGATGTTCACCTACAACACCTCCTGCCACTTCAGCTGCCTGGAAGGATGGAGTCTCAATGGCTCTCGTGTTCTGGagtgcagctcctcaggaaaCTGGAGTGCCAGCCTGCCCACATGTGAAG CCTCTGACCAAGCCAGCTACATCTCTGTGGGCATAGCAGCCacctctgcctctctgctgtCCACAGCATCATTCCTCCTTTGGCTCGCAAGGCGCTTCCGGAGAAAAG CAAAGAAGTTTATTCCTTTCAG GGACTGGCAGGAAACAGCCAGTGAAGGTAGCTTCCAAAGTGCTGGCGAGAATGTCTAA